In Firmicutes bacterium ASF500, a single genomic region encodes these proteins:
- the ftsE_1 gene encoding Cell division ATP-binding protein FtsE: protein MIRLIDVYKEYENGTKALKGVNLRIDDGEFVFLVGPSGSGKSTVLKLITAEIAPTDGRLMVNGYNLTNITPKQVPHMRRTLGVIFQDFRLIEKKTVYENLSFAMRAIGASNRELRRRIPYVLQLVGLEQKGNRYPGQLSGGEQQRVAIARALVNNPSMIIADEPTGNLDPQRSLEIMMLLERINELGTTVLVVTHEKNLVNRFTKRVVVIENGRIISDGMGGYYNVEKI, encoded by the coding sequence ATGATACGCCTTATTGATGTATATAAAGAGTATGAAAACGGCACCAAGGCCCTGAAAGGGGTCAACCTGCGGATCGACGACGGGGAGTTTGTCTTTTTGGTGGGCCCCTCCGGGTCGGGCAAGTCCACGGTGCTCAAGCTGATTACCGCGGAGATCGCCCCTACCGACGGGCGGCTGATGGTCAACGGCTATAACCTGACCAACATCACCCCCAAGCAGGTGCCCCACATGCGCCGCACCCTGGGCGTTATCTTTCAGGATTTCCGGCTGATTGAAAAAAAGACGGTCTATGAAAACCTGTCCTTTGCCATGCGGGCCATCGGGGCCTCCAACCGGGAGCTGAGGCGGCGCATCCCCTATGTCCTCCAGCTGGTGGGACTGGAGCAGAAGGGGAACCGGTACCCCGGCCAGCTGTCCGGCGGCGAGCAGCAGCGGGTGGCTATCGCCCGGGCACTGGTGAACAACCCCAGCATGATTATCGCCGACGAGCCCACGGGAAACCTGGACCCTCAGCGCTCGTTGGAGATTATGATGCTTCTGGAGCGCATCAACGAGCTGGGAACCACCGTCCTGGTGGTGACCCACGAGAAAAACCTGGTCAACCGCTTCACCAAGCGGGTAGTGGTGATCGAAAACGGACGAATTATCAGCGACGGAATGGGTGGTTACTACAATGTCGAGAAGATTTGA
- the cdaR_2 gene encoding Carbohydrate diacid regulator, with protein MSSRMFQGVVLQMKDNISRTVGVVDAEGIVVACSELTCIGEHWSGAVAAINGAENGLARFEGRTFKPLAGWGAQFDYAAFVKGEDETAASLCAMAVVAFNGAKTYYEEKHDKATFVKNIISDNILLGDVYTQAKELHFVSEVPRAAFLVRQLGPADVSVIDVIQNLFPDKQSDFVISINETDVALIKQLNEGADSKELGKIAKQIVTAVTQELGVKVVIGIGTIVPHIRDLARAYKEAGVAIDVGKVFDTEKAVINYENLGIGRLIYQLPTILCQMFLQEVFKKSPIDALDQETLLTINKFFENNLNVSETARKLFVHRNTLVYRLEKIKKLTGLDLREFDDAITFKVALMVKKYLISRGIES; from the coding sequence GTGTCCAGCAGGATGTTCCAAGGTGTCGTGCTCCAAATGAAGGATAATATCAGCCGTACTGTGGGTGTGGTGGACGCGGAGGGGATCGTGGTCGCATGCAGCGAGCTTACCTGCATCGGCGAACACTGGTCCGGAGCGGTCGCCGCCATCAACGGCGCGGAAAACGGCCTGGCCCGGTTTGAGGGGAGGACCTTTAAGCCTCTGGCGGGCTGGGGCGCCCAGTTCGACTACGCGGCCTTCGTCAAGGGAGAGGACGAGACGGCCGCCTCCCTGTGCGCTATGGCCGTGGTGGCCTTCAACGGCGCCAAGACCTATTATGAGGAAAAGCACGACAAGGCCACGTTTGTAAAAAACATCATTTCCGACAATATTCTTTTGGGCGATGTGTACACACAGGCGAAAGAACTGCACTTTGTCTCCGAGGTGCCCAGAGCCGCCTTTTTGGTGCGCCAGCTGGGCCCCGCCGACGTGTCCGTCATCGACGTAATCCAAAATCTGTTCCCGGACAAGCAGTCCGACTTTGTCATCTCCATCAACGAGACCGACGTGGCCCTCATCAAGCAGCTGAACGAGGGGGCCGACTCCAAGGAGCTGGGCAAGATCGCCAAGCAGATTGTCACTGCCGTCACCCAGGAGCTTGGGGTCAAGGTGGTCATCGGCATCGGCACCATCGTCCCCCATATCCGGGACCTGGCCCGGGCCTATAAGGAGGCCGGGGTAGCCATCGACGTGGGCAAGGTCTTTGACACGGAGAAGGCCGTCATCAACTATGAAAACCTGGGCATTGGCCGGCTGATCTATCAGCTGCCCACCATTTTGTGTCAGATGTTCCTCCAGGAGGTCTTTAAAAAGAGCCCCATCGACGCCCTGGACCAGGAGACTTTGCTGACCATCAACAAGTTCTTTGAGAACAACCTGAACGTGTCCGAGACCGCCCGGAAGCTCTTCGTCCACCGGAACACCCTGGTGTACCGGCTGGAGAAGATCAAAAAGCTCACCGGACTGGACCTGCGGGAGTTTGATGACGCCATCACCTTCAAGGTGGCGCTGATGGTCAAGAAGTATCTGATTTCCCGGGGAATCGAGTCGTAA
- the rsuA gene encoding Ribosomal small subunit pseudouridine synthase A — protein sequence MERIDKLLSSTGRWSRREVKDLMRQGRVRLDGRPVSRPEEKADPASACLTVDGDRVDCSPYVYIMLHKPAGLLSATEDRDQPTVLDLLPPALRRRGLFPVGRLDKDTTGLLLLTDDGALAHRLLSPRSHVDKVYLAQVEGRVDQADREALAAGLVLGDGLRCLPAGLEPVGDGSSCLVTLREGKYHQVKRMLAARGKPVLTLHRLSMGPLTLDEGLKPGDWRLLTAGERDKLMRTEPSL from the coding sequence ATGGAGCGCATCGACAAGCTGTTATCCTCCACCGGCCGGTGGAGCCGGAGGGAGGTCAAGGACCTGATGCGGCAGGGCCGGGTCCGGCTGGACGGAAGGCCGGTGTCCCGCCCGGAGGAGAAGGCCGACCCGGCGTCCGCCTGCCTGACGGTGGACGGGGACCGGGTGGACTGCTCCCCCTATGTCTACATCATGCTCCACAAGCCGGCGGGGCTCCTGTCCGCCACCGAGGACCGGGACCAGCCCACAGTGCTGGACCTTCTGCCTCCCGCGCTGAGGCGGCGGGGGCTGTTCCCGGTGGGACGGCTGGACAAGGATACCACCGGCCTGCTCCTCCTCACCGACGACGGGGCGCTGGCCCACCGGCTTCTCTCCCCCAGGAGCCATGTGGACAAGGTATACCTGGCTCAGGTGGAGGGCCGGGTGGACCAGGCGGACCGGGAGGCCCTGGCAGCGGGTCTGGTGCTGGGGGACGGCCTGCGCTGTCTCCCGGCGGGGCTGGAGCCGGTGGGGGACGGCTCCTCCTGCCTGGTAACCCTGCGGGAGGGAAAATACCACCAGGTCAAGCGGATGCTGGCCGCCCGGGGCAAGCCGGTTCTGACCCTGCACCGCCTTTCTATGGGCCCCTTGACATTGGATGAGGGCCTGAAACCCGGCGATTGGCGGCTTTTAACAGCCGGAGAGCGAGACAAGCTCATGAGAACGGAGCCCTCCCTATAA
- the mscS gene encoding Small-conductance mechanosensitive channel — translation METVEEVLQTVGKTIGVKDLTFGLLLRMAVMFLVGVLVIRVLMKTVDRLLARSQKVEAIRSYIHTAVNIFLWVLLVLMLAGTLDVDVTSIIAMLSVAGLAVSMALQNTLSNLAGGLVLLVTKPFVVGDYVEADGISGTIAAVDMSYTTFVTPDNKQIFVPNSQLSATRITNFNRLGKRRMDLKFTASYDAPTAQVRAALQVALEAVPGIMDDPAPAIFLSEYQASSIEYLVRLWTLSGDYWDVYYALLEGVRDAFARHGVEMTYDHLNVHIVEK, via the coding sequence ATGGAAACAGTGGAAGAAGTCCTGCAAACAGTAGGCAAAACCATAGGGGTCAAGGACCTGACCTTTGGCCTTTTGCTTCGGATGGCCGTCATGTTCCTGGTGGGAGTGCTGGTGATCCGGGTGCTGATGAAGACGGTGGACCGCCTGCTGGCCCGGTCCCAGAAGGTGGAGGCCATTCGGAGCTATATCCACACCGCCGTGAATATTTTCCTCTGGGTCCTGCTGGTCCTGATGCTGGCGGGCACCCTGGATGTGGACGTTACGTCCATCATCGCCATGCTCAGCGTGGCCGGACTGGCCGTGTCGATGGCCCTGCAAAATACCCTGTCCAACCTGGCCGGGGGGCTGGTCCTTCTGGTGACCAAGCCCTTTGTGGTGGGAGACTACGTGGAGGCCGACGGCATCAGCGGCACCATCGCCGCGGTGGATATGTCCTATACCACCTTTGTGACCCCGGACAACAAGCAGATCTTTGTCCCTAACAGCCAGCTCTCCGCCACAAGGATTACCAACTTTAACCGCCTGGGCAAGCGGCGGATGGACCTGAAATTTACCGCCTCCTACGACGCCCCCACCGCCCAGGTCCGGGCCGCCCTCCAGGTGGCGCTGGAGGCCGTCCCCGGCATCATGGACGACCCCGCCCCGGCTATTTTCCTGTCGGAGTATCAGGCCAGCAGCATTGAGTATCTGGTTCGCCTGTGGACCCTCTCCGGGGACTACTGGGACGTGTACTACGCCCTCCTGGAGGGGGTGCGGGACGCCTTCGCGCGCCACGGGGTGGAGATGACCTATGACCATTTGAACGTACATATCGTGGAGAAATAG